In one Lolium rigidum isolate FL_2022 chromosome 3, APGP_CSIRO_Lrig_0.1, whole genome shotgun sequence genomic region, the following are encoded:
- the LOC124697549 gene encoding polygalacturonase-like: protein MASAKLVPFPLLVLLFLSICNAASSASLVEETNSSLKSSTGAPGANSVVFNINNYGARGDGKHDDTQALDKAWKAACSSWRPAVLLVPKGKSYLVKFIALSGPCKSSIVFMVKGTLVAPRSRSAWREKNRRHWIVIQRIAGLTVTGGGTINGKGKIWWKNSCKTNKALPCKGAPTALTFHLCNNLTVENLKILNSQQIHLSVEDCSNVQLARLSITAPGTSPNTDGIHITHSRDVQVRDCLIKTGDDCMSIESGTHNLHVTRVVCGPGHGISIGSLGDDNSRAEVSRIYIDTVRLYGTTNGARIKTWQGGSGYAKDIVFQNMIMDNVQNPIIIDQNYCDSAKPCKSQESAVEVSNVVFKNIRGTTISKDAIKLSCSKNFPCSGIALQDIDLKLQGGKGLQFKKKGDTESTCQNAKWRKSGNVVPLPCKSNESE, encoded by the exons ATGGCTTCGGCCAAGCTCGTGCCGTTTcctttgctcgtgctgctctttctGTCCATCTGCAATGCCGCCAGCTCTGCCAGCTTAGTCGAAGAGACTAACAGCTCGCTGAAGAGCTCCACCGGTGCACCTGGGGCCAACTCCGTTGTGTTCAACATCAACAACTACGGTGCCCGTGGCGACGGGAAGCACGACGACACCCAGGCGCTAGACAAGGCATGGAAAGCGGCGTGCTCCTCTTGGCGGCCGGCAGTGCTGCTAGTTCCCAAGGGCAAGAGCTACCTGGTCAAGTTCATCGCTCTCTCCGGACCATGCAAATCCAGCATCGTCTTCATGGTGAAGGGCACGCTGGTCGCTCCTCGGAGCAGGTCGGCATGGAGGGAGAAAAACAGGAGGCACTGGATTGTTATCCAGCGCATCGCCGGTCTCACTGTTACCGGCGGTGGTACGATCAACGGCAAAGGCAAGATTTGGTGGAAGAACTCTTGCAAGACCAACAAGGCTCTGCCTTGCAAGGGCGCTCCGACGGCTTTGACATTTCATCTCTGCAACAATCTCACGGTGGAGAACCTGAAAATTCTAAACAGCCAGCAGATCCATCTGTCGGTTGAGGATTGCAGCAACGTGCAATTGGCGCGTTTGTCAATCACGGCACCCGGTACCAGTCCGAACACCGATGGCATCCACATCACTCACAGCAGAGATGTGCAAGTCAGAGACTGTCTTATCAAGACCGGCGACGACTGCATGTCCATCGAGAGTGGAACCCATAATCTTCATGTCACCAGAGTTGTTTGCGGTCCAGGACATGGCATCAGCATTGGAAGCTTAGGTGATGATAATTCCAGAGCCGAAGTTTCCCGTATTTACATTGACACCGTACGGTTGTATGGTACAACCAACGGAGCCCGGATCAAGACGTGGCAGGGAGGTAGTGGATATGCAAAGGATATCGTATTCCAGAACATGATCATGGATAATGTGCAAAACCCAATAATAATTGACCAGAACTACTGCGACTCGGCCAAGCCGTGCAAGAGTCAAGAATCGGCAGTTGAGGTGAGCAACGTGGTGTTCAAAAACATTAGAGGGACTACCATTTCCAAGGATGCCATTAAGTTGAGCTGCAGCAAGAATTTCCCATGCTCTGGCATTGCCTTACAGGACATCGACCTCAAACTGCAAGGTGGCAAGG GCCTTCAGTTTAAAAAAAAGGGTGACACTGAAAGCACATGTCAAAATGCAAAATGGAGAAAATCAGGAAACGTTGTTCCACTACCCTGTAAAAGTAACGAATCCGAGTAG
- the LOC124697550 gene encoding polygalacturonase-like, whose amino-acid sequence MASAKLVPFPLLVLLFLSICNAASSASLVEETNSSLKSSTGAPGANSVVFNINNYGARGDGKHDDTQALDKAWKAACSSWRPAVLLVPKGKSYLVKFIALSGPCKSSIVFMVKGTLVAPRSRSAWREKNRRHWIVIQRIAGLTVTGGGTINGKGKIWWKNSCKTNKALPCKGAPTALTFHLCNNLTVENLKILNSQQIHLSVEDCSNVQLARLSITAPGTSPNTDGIHITHSRDVQVRDCLIKTGDDCMSIESGTHNLHVTRVVCGPGHGISIGSLGDDNSRAEVSRIYIDTVRLYGTTNGARIKTWQGGSGYAKDIVFQNMIMDNVQNPIIIDQNYCDSAKPCKSQESAVEVSNVVFKNIRGTTISKDAIKLSCSKNFPCSGIALQDIDLKLQGGKGDTESTCQNAKWRKSGNVVPLPCKSNESE is encoded by the coding sequence ATGGCTTCGGCCAAGCTCGTGCCGTTTcctttgctcgtgctgctctttctGTCCATCTGCAATGCCGCCAGCTCTGCCAGCTTAGTCGAAGAGACTAACAGCTCGCTGAAGAGCTCCACCGGTGCACCTGGGGCCAACTCCGTTGTGTTCAACATCAACAACTACGGTGCCCGTGGCGACGGGAAGCACGACGACACCCAGGCGCTAGACAAGGCATGGAAAGCGGCGTGCTCCTCTTGGCGGCCGGCAGTGCTGCTAGTTCCCAAGGGCAAGAGCTACCTGGTCAAGTTCATCGCTCTCTCCGGACCATGCAAATCCAGCATCGTCTTCATGGTGAAGGGCACGCTGGTCGCTCCTCGGAGCAGGTCGGCATGGAGGGAGAAAAACAGGAGGCACTGGATTGTTATCCAGCGCATCGCCGGTCTCACTGTTACCGGCGGTGGTACGATCAACGGCAAAGGCAAGATTTGGTGGAAGAACTCTTGCAAGACCAACAAGGCTCTGCCTTGCAAGGGCGCTCCGACGGCTTTGACATTTCATCTCTGCAACAATCTCACGGTGGAGAACCTGAAAATTCTAAACAGCCAGCAGATCCATCTGTCGGTTGAGGATTGCAGCAACGTGCAATTGGCGCGTTTGTCAATCACGGCACCCGGTACCAGTCCGAACACCGATGGCATCCACATCACTCACAGCAGAGATGTGCAAGTCAGAGACTGTCTTATCAAGACCGGCGACGACTGCATGTCCATCGAGAGTGGAACCCATAATCTTCATGTCACCAGAGTTGTTTGCGGTCCAGGACATGGCATCAGCATTGGAAGCTTAGGTGATGATAATTCCAGAGCCGAAGTTTCCCGTATTTACATTGACACCGTACGGTTGTATGGTACAACCAACGGAGCCCGGATCAAGACGTGGCAGGGAGGTAGTGGATATGCAAAGGATATCGTATTCCAGAACATGATCATGGATAATGTGCAAAACCCAATAATAATTGACCAGAACTACTGCGACTCGGCCAAGCCGTGCAAGAGTCAAGAATCGGCAGTTGAGGTGAGCAACGTGGTGTTCAAAAACATTAGAGGGACTACCATTTCCAAGGATGCCATTAAGTTGAGCTGCAGCAAGAATTTCCCATGCTCTGGCATTGCCTTACAGGACATCGACCTCAAACTGCAAGGTGGCAAGGGTGACACTGAAAGCACATGTCAAAATGCAAAATGGAGAAAATCAGGAAACGTTGTTCCACTACCCTGTAAAAGTAACGAATCCGAGTAG